A window of the Trichoderma asperellum chromosome 6, complete sequence genome harbors these coding sequences:
- a CDS encoding uncharacterized protein (EggNog:ENOG41) produces MAPTPPSADSPSHDEKTRRNVACVNCRNSKVRCKSSAIPGQPCQRCAKLQISCVVDKSHKRVTKRSKLEQLEQELRSIQQVVNNKKANDESAWSPPSPLAPFSASSVKATPSAAQKSVRTPLSIQLVPSPQPPEKRQKKTGPTETRVLDSIIISGQDIDYYFSKYLQHFHPFLPILRKKEPDECYDAQPMLFWAVLYVSCRRYAKDTQLFTALVEHMTKNLWSMMSNAVLGLDEIHAILLICAWPYPTIRFVTDPSSMLVSIAMNACTSLGLHTGRGSHPQFCVGSRHGYTSTDEEASSTWIACVLLAQKISSGAGLPPPFIQYSDTRCKASLESNYWADLLATYELQRFLNRFHMAMYAQTSNVGSVPESAVAVWENELETLKPLLVRFDTEVSRVFRLAAQLEIQLFYFMSPSTITANNNNFTIHTNYSTVPPQPKPPASTPAPAPSSNPTLQLNALKTFTTARTLIHTVLDLDSRSKFIVHCPAVLCRALTDAANTIVYLLHSTWGPSPDSLSAEEADLLAQQAYTAIMRCSVKEQDIWYRGSVIMETFWSFRRYVPRFDTVPPSWVSRGGAGITFACLEKFKNGLLTAQKSTDGVNKCLEIIHQSSGTNAVAQDQQMTNNAQVTDPFQDVDWSMFMDDFGWAGEDGVLISLI; encoded by the exons ATGGCGCCGACGCCCCCGTCAGCAGATTCACCGAGTCACGATGAGAAGACGAGACGGAATGTGGCGTGCGTGAACTGCCGGAATTCAAAG GTTCGGTGCAAATCAAGTGCCATTCCTGGCCAACCATGCCAGAGATGTGCCAAACTGCAAATCTCATGTGTTGTCGACAAATCTCACAAGAGGGTGACTAAACGAAG CAAGCTGGAACAGCTCGAACAAGAGCTACGAAGCATCCAACAAGTcgtcaacaacaaaaagGCCAACGATGAATCTGCCTGGTCACCTCCCAGCCCCTTGGCACCCTTCTCCGCATCTTCAGTCAAGGCAACGCCCTCAGCCGCCCAGAAATCAGTGCGAACTCCTCTCTCCATTCAACTTGTACCGTCGCCGCAACCTCCtgagaagaggcaaaagaagACTGGGCCTACAGAAACTCGCGTTCTTGATTCCATAATTATTTCCGGGCAAGATATCGACTACTACTTTAGCAA ATATCTCCAACACTTCCATCCCTTTCTCCCAATCCTACGCAAAAAGGAGCCTGATGAATGCTACGATGCACAGCCCATGCTCTTCTGGGCCGTACTATACGTGTCATGTCGCCGGTACGCAAAGGATACCCAGCTCTTCACCGCCCTCGTCGAGCATATGACCAAGAACCTCTGGTCCATGATGTCCAACGCCGTGTTGGGCCTTGACGAGATCCAcgccatcctcctcatctgcgCATGGCCCTACCCGACCATCCGCTTCGTTACGGATCCATCATCTATGTTGGTGAGCATTGCCATGAACGCGTGTACCTCGCTTGGTCTTCACACCGGCCGGGGATCGCACCCTCAGTTCTGTGTTGGAAGTCGACATGGCTATACGTCTACCGATGAGGAGGCTTCGTCAACCTGGATAGCGTGCGTTCTACTAGCCCAAAA GATATCATCAGGCGCAGGCCTTCCTCCTCCATTCATTCAGTACAGCGACACGCGTTGCAAAGCCTCTCTTGAATCCAACTACTGGGCCGACCTGCTAGCCACGTACGAACTCCAGCGCTTCCTCAACCGCTTTCACATGGCAATGTACGCGCAGACATCCAACGTGGGCAGCGTCCCCGAGAGCGCCGTCGCAGTATGGGAAAACGAGCTGGAGACGCTCAAACCGCTGCTTGTCCGCTTCGACACAG AGGTATCTCGTGTCTTTAGACTCGCAGCCCAGCTAGAAATTCAGCTCTTCTACTTCATGTCTCCCTCCACCATCACCgcaaacaacaacaactttaCCATCCACACGAACTACAGCACCGTCCCACCTCAACCCAAACCCCCAGCTTCAACCCCAGCGCCAGCCCCCTCATCAAATCCAACCCTCCAGCTCAACGCTCTCAAAACCTTCACCACCGCCCGCACTCTCATCCACACCGTCCTCGACCTCGACTCCCGCTCCAAATTCATCGTCCACTGCCCCGCCGTCCTCTGCCGCGCCCTCACCGACGCCGCAAACACAATCGTCTATCTCCTCCACTCCACATGGGGTCCCAGCCCGGACTCTCTCTCCGCCGAGGAGGCCGACCTCCTCGCCCAGCAGGCCTACACCGCCATCATGCGATGCTCCGTCAAGGAACAGGACATCTGGTACCGGGGCAGCGTCATCATGGAAACCTTTTGGTCTTTCAGGAGATACGTGCCCCGGTTCGACACCGTGCCTCCTTCGTGGGTGAGCCGTGGCGGGGCGGGCATCACGTTTGCCTGTCTAGAAAAATTCAAGAACGGCCTGCTCACGGCGCAGAAGAGCACAGATGGCGTGAATAAGTGCCTTGAGATTATTC ATCAATCTTCAGGCACAAACGCCGTGGCACAAGACCAACAAATGACAAATAATGCACAAGTCACCGATCCGTTCCAGGACGTGGACTGGTCCATGTTTATGGATGATTTCGGCTGGGCTGGCGAAGATGGCGTACTAATAAGCCTCATCTAA
- a CDS encoding uncharacterized protein (EggNog:ENOG41) → MAPRPIFAATHPRACSTAFERVFMARRDILECAHEPFGDAFYFGPEFMSDRFRDDVATRQSSEYRDTTFKNVLERLEDAEKEGKRLFIKDMAYYLMPPDDKPSQIAPSLGGGEEAGNPTVLPVNILKRFHFTFLIRHPKRSIPSYYRCTIPPLSEITGFDYLMPNEAGYVELVRLLDFLIERGIVDKDHITAIDADDLLDKPEQVIREYCARIGIDFKPQMLKWTEEDKEHAAEMFAKWNGFHDDVLKTNCFQARSHAQKTSTVESENREWLEKYGPEAQKLIRQTVDENIPHYEYLKQFCISV, encoded by the exons ATGGCTCCTCGACCTATTTTTGCCGCAACTCACCCCAGAGCTTGCTCTACAGCTTTTGAAAGG gTCTTTATGGCCCGGCGTGATATCTTGGAGTGTGCTCACGAGCCTTTTGGCGATGCCTTTTACTTTGGCCCAGAGTTTATGAGCGACCGGTTCAGAGACGATGTTGCCACTCGCCAGAGCTCAGAGTATCGTGATACCACTTTCAAGAATGTCCTGGAGAGACTTGAAGATGCGGAAAAAGAG GGCAAGCGTCTTTTCATCAAGGACATGGCATACTACCTGATGCCGCCTGATGACAAGCCATCACAAATCGCGCCCTCTCTCGGAGGCGGCGAAGAGGCCGGAAACCCAACAGTTCTGCCCGTCAACATCTTGAAGCGTTTCCACTTTACCTTTCTCATCCGCCACCCCAAGCGCTCAATCCCTTCCTACTACCGCTGCACTATCCCTCCCTTGAGCGAGATCACCGGGTTCGACTACCTCATGCCCAACGAGGCGGGCTATGTCGAGCTTGTTCGACTCCTCGACTTTTTGATTGAGCGTGGCATCGTCGACAAGGACCACATCACAGCCATTGACGCGGATGACCTGCTTGACAAGCCGGAGCAGGTTATTCGGGAGTACTGCGCGAGGATCGGCATCGATTTTAAGCCGCAAATGTTGAAATGGACTGAGGAGGATAAGGAACATGCGGCAGAGATGTTTGCCAAGTGGAATGGCTTCCATGATGATGTGCTCAAGACAAATTGTTTCCAGGCACGATCTCATGCTCAG AAAACCTCAACGGTTGAATCGGAGAACAGAGAGTGGTTGGAAAAATACGGTCCAGAGGCACAAAAGCTGATCCGTCAAACCGTTGATGAGAATATTCCCCACTACGAGTATTTGAAGCAGTTTTGCATTTCTGTTTAA
- a CDS encoding mitochondrial 54S ribosomal protein mL67 (EggNog:ENOG41): protein MTAAMNHSRLGQGQLLGLLRAGVRYAHSGRPRGAATGSQSAESHGEDIWVFAHRRSDQVIYSFSKVLDGFHGLKQLPFNGKKTKPAKLRKDYWSPLAHIRFQPGQGSVGRSVLQKLRELKHLHEVAWTDELRHKRPEEFSSQDKKKIAAEKDKGIDYQPIRSKQERGIALNAQKKNAIADIAAVLAGQGRGNKIVAAETEGGEKELVDVTVSWANDQDKKFAESWSKNVTHSLFEVPAYTGGEPEKQVAKPAAA, encoded by the exons ATGACGGCAGCCATGAATCACTCGAGACTTGGGCAAGGCCAATTGCTGGGCCTCCTGAGAGCCGGAGTGCGGTATGCGCATTCAGGTCGGCCTCGAGGGGCTGCAACGGGGTCACAGAGCGCAGAGAGCCATGGCGAGGATATCTGGGTCTTCGCCCATAGGAGGTCGGACCAGGTGATTTACAGCTTCAGCAAAGTCTTGGAC GGGTTCCACGGCCTGAAACAGCTGCCGTTCAATGgcaagaagaccaagccAGCAAAACTTCGCAAGGATTACTGGTCACCTCTCGCTCACATCCGATTCCAGCCTGGCCAGGGCTCCGTTGGCCGCTCAGTACTCCAGAAACTTCGGGAGTTGAAGCACCTCCACGAGGTTGCGTGGACAGACGAATTGCGACACAAGCGACCGGAGGAGTTCAGCAGccaggacaagaagaagattgccgCGGAAAAGGACAAGGGAATCGATTACCAGCCCATCCGAAGCAAACAGGAGCGTGGCATCGCCCTCAATGCCCAGAAGAAAAACGCAATTGCCGATATCGCAGCTGTCCTAGCGGGCCAGGGCCGCGGCAATAAAATTGTGGCTGCAGAGACtgagggaggagagaaggagcTGGTGGATGTTACAGTCAGCTGGGCCAACGACCAAGATAAGAAGTTTGCCGAATCGTGGTCAAAAAATGTTACACACTCACTTTTTGAGGTCCCCGCATATACCGGCGGAGAACCCGAAAAGCAGGTTGCGAAGCCCGCAGCCGCGTAa
- a CDS encoding uncharacterized protein (EggNog:ENOG41), whose amino-acid sequence MLFWAVLYVSCRRYAKDTQLFTALVEHMTKNLWSMMSNAVLGLDEIHAILLICAWPYPTIRFVTDPSSMLVSIAMNACTSLGLHTGRGSHPQFCVGSRHGYTSTDEEASSTWIACVLLAQKISSGAGLPPPFIQYSDTRCKASLESNYWADLLATYELQRFLNRFHMAMYAQTSNVGSVPESAVAVWENELETLKPLLVRFDTEVSRVFRLAAQLEIQLFYFMSPSTITANNNNFTIHTNYSTVPPQPKPPASTPAPAPSSNPTLQLNALKTFTTARTLIHTVLDLDSRSKFIVHCPAVLCRALTDAANTIVYLLHSTWGPSPDSLSAEEADLLAQQAYTAIMRCSVKEQDIWYRGSVIMETFWSFRRYVPRFDTVPPSWVSRGGAGITFACLEKFKNGLLTAQKSTDGVNKCLEIIHQSSGTNAVAQDQQMTNNAQVTDPFQDVDWSMFMDDFGWAGEDGVLISLI is encoded by the exons ATGCTCTTCTGGGCCGTACTATACGTGTCATGTCGCCGGTACGCAAAGGATACCCAGCTCTTCACCGCCCTCGTCGAGCATATGACCAAGAACCTCTGGTCCATGATGTCCAACGCCGTGTTGGGCCTTGACGAGATCCAcgccatcctcctcatctgcgCATGGCCCTACCCGACCATCCGCTTCGTTACGGATCCATCATCTATGTTGGTGAGCATTGCCATGAACGCGTGTACCTCGCTTGGTCTTCACACCGGCCGGGGATCGCACCCTCAGTTCTGTGTTGGAAGTCGACATGGCTATACGTCTACCGATGAGGAGGCTTCGTCAACCTGGATAGCGTGCGTTCTACTAGCCCAAAA GATATCATCAGGCGCAGGCCTTCCTCCTCCATTCATTCAGTACAGCGACACGCGTTGCAAAGCCTCTCTTGAATCCAACTACTGGGCCGACCTGCTAGCCACGTACGAACTCCAGCGCTTCCTCAACCGCTTTCACATGGCAATGTACGCGCAGACATCCAACGTGGGCAGCGTCCCCGAGAGCGCCGTCGCAGTATGGGAAAACGAGCTGGAGACGCTCAAACCGCTGCTTGTCCGCTTCGACACAG AGGTATCTCGTGTCTTTAGACTCGCAGCCCAGCTAGAAATTCAGCTCTTCTACTTCATGTCTCCCTCCACCATCACCgcaaacaacaacaactttaCCATCCACACGAACTACAGCACCGTCCCACCTCAACCCAAACCCCCAGCTTCAACCCCAGCGCCAGCCCCCTCATCAAATCCAACCCTCCAGCTCAACGCTCTCAAAACCTTCACCACCGCCCGCACTCTCATCCACACCGTCCTCGACCTCGACTCCCGCTCCAAATTCATCGTCCACTGCCCCGCCGTCCTCTGCCGCGCCCTCACCGACGCCGCAAACACAATCGTCTATCTCCTCCACTCCACATGGGGTCCCAGCCCGGACTCTCTCTCCGCCGAGGAGGCCGACCTCCTCGCCCAGCAGGCCTACACCGCCATCATGCGATGCTCCGTCAAGGAACAGGACATCTGGTACCGGGGCAGCGTCATCATGGAAACCTTTTGGTCTTTCAGGAGATACGTGCCCCGGTTCGACACCGTGCCTCCTTCGTGGGTGAGCCGTGGCGGGGCGGGCATCACGTTTGCCTGTCTAGAAAAATTCAAGAACGGCCTGCTCACGGCGCAGAAGAGCACAGATGGCGTGAATAAGTGCCTTGAGATTATTC ATCAATCTTCAGGCACAAACGCCGTGGCACAAGACCAACAAATGACAAATAATGCACAAGTCACCGATCCGTTCCAGGACGTGGACTGGTCCATGTTTATGGATGATTTCGGCTGGGCTGGCGAAGATGGCGTACTAATAAGCCTCATCTAA
- the HSP98 gene encoding Heat shock protein hsp98 has protein sequence MTSRMEFTDRAQKAIEDAMSMAEQYGHSQLLPVHLAVSLLEPSIDQSKDQQNGPPQNTITLFRQAIERAHGDPQLLDRALKKILVRLPSQDPPPDQVSLSPSFHAVLRKAQDLQKVQKDTYIAVDHLITALTEDASIQTALKEGNIPKPKLVQEAVQNIRGTRRVDSKNADTEQENENLAKFTIDMTALARDKKIDPVIGREEEIRRVVRILSRRTKNNPVLIGEPGVGKTTVVEGLAQRIVNRDVPDNLKACKLLSLDVGALVAGSKFRGEFEERMKGVLKEITESKDMIVLFVDEIHLLMGAGSSGEGGMDAANLLKPMLARGQLHCIGATTLAEYRKYVEKDAAFERRFQQVLVKEPTIPETISILRGLKSKYDSHHKVSILDSALVAAANLAARYLTSRRMPDSAIDLIDEAAAAVRVARESQPEIIDSLERKLRQLKIEIAALEKEHDEASQVRLQQAKKDAQNVEEELQPLREKYQNDIKRNDEIHHAKDKLEDLKKRLEDAINAGNHQRAADLKYGAILEQEALIKKLEEKKNAADVALNAASGGDTSVMVTDIVTADNINEIVARWTGIPVTRLRTSEKEKLIQMEKVLSKVVVGQKEAVQSVANAIRLQRSGLSNPNQPPSFLFCGPSGTGKTLLTKALAEFLFDDPKSMIRFDMSEYQERHALSRMIGAPPGYVGHDAGGQLTEALRRKPFSILLFDEVEKAAKEILTVLLQLMDDGRITDGQGRVIDAKNCIVVMTSNLGAEYLVRPGVKEGKIDANSRELVMGALRNYFLPEFLNRINSVVIFNRLTRKEIRKIVDLRITEIQKRLEDNGRKVHISVSDEAKDYLGNAGYSPAYGARPLARLIEKEVLNRLAILILRNSIRDGETARVELDDNKIIVLSNHPDSGTDDDDEDMFDSDDVEDVVGEDMDEDIYD, from the coding sequence ATGACTTCACGAATGGAATTCACGGACCGTGCTCAAAAGGCCATCGAGGACGCCATGTCCATGGCTGAGCAGTACGGCCACTCACAACTCCTGCCAGTGCATCTGGCTGTCTCTTTACTCGAGCCCTCTATCGACCAGTCCAAGGATCAGCAGAATGGACCTCCGCAGAATACAATCACCCTATTCCGACAGGCCATCGAACGAGCACACGGAGACCCTCAACTACTCGACCGAGCTCTGAAGAAGATTTTGGTGCGACTACCAAGCCAAGATCCTCCTCCAGACCAGGTCTCTCTGTCACCTTCGTTCCATGCTGTCTTGCGAAAGGCCCAAGACCTGCAGAAGGTCCAAAAGGATACATATATCGCTGTTGATCACTTGATTACGGCCCTGACGGAAGATGCTAGCATACAGACTGCCTTGAAAGAGGGCAACATTCCCAAGCCCAAGCTCGTTCAAGAGGCTGTCCAGAACATCCGTGGCACCCGCCGGGTCGACAGCAAAAACGCAGATACAGAACAGGAGAACGAGAACCTGGCCAAGTTTACCATCGACATGACTGCTCTGGccagagacaagaaaatCGATCCCGTAatcggcagagaagaagaaatccgACGAGTCGTGCGAATTCTATCTCGCAGGACAAAGAACAACCCGGTTCTTATTGGTGAGCCCGGTGTTGGAAAGACCACCGTCGTCGAAGGCCTGGCACAGCGAATCGTCAACAGAGATGTTCCCGACAATCTGAAGGCATGTAAGCTGCTTTCACTCGACGTTGGTGCGCTTGTTGCCGGCAGCAAATTCCGAGGTGAATTCGAAGAGAGAATGAAGGGCGTCTTGAAGGAGATTACTGAGTCAAAAGATATGATTGTTCTCTTTGTTGACGAAATTCACCTTCTCATGGGAGCCGGTTCGTCTGGTGAGGGTGGTATGGACGCTGCCAACTTGCTGAAGCCCATGCTGGCTCGTGGTCAACTGCACTGTATTGGTGCTACGACATTGGCTGAGTACCGCAAGTATGTTGAAAAGGACGCCGCTTTTGAGCGTCGTTTCCAGCAGGTTCTTGTCAAGGAGCCTACCATCCCCGagaccatctccatcttgcgtGGCTTGAAGAGCAAATATGACAGCCATCACAAGGTTAGCATCCTTGACAGCGCTCTTGTGGCTGCTGCCAATCTTGCTGCTCGCTATCTTACCTCTCGACGAATGCCCGACTCAGCAATCGATCTTATCGatgaggctgcagcagcagtccGAGTTGCTCGAGAGTCTCAACCTGAAATTATCGACTCTCTAGAGCGCAAACTGAGGCAGCTAAAGATTGAAATCGCCGCCTTGGAGAAGGAACACGATGAGGCATCTCAGGTCCGCTTGCAGCAGGCCAAGAAAGATGCCCAGAATGTGGAAGAGGAGCTTCAACCCCTCCGTGAAAAGTACCAAAACGATATCAAGCGAAACGATGAAATCCACCATGCCAAAGACAAGCTCGAGGACCTGAAGAAGCGTCTCGAGGATGCCATCAACGCAGGAAACCACCAGCGAGCTGCCGATCTCAAATACGGCGCCATTCTGGAACAAGAAGCTTTGATCAAGAAgcttgaggagaagaagaatgctgcAGATGTGGCACTCAACGCTGCTAGTGGCGGCGACACCAGTGTCATGGTCACCGATATTGTGACTGCAGACAACATCAACGAAATCGTGGCTCGATGGACTGGCATCCCCGTTACTCGACTGCGAACgtcagagaaggagaagcttaTTCAGATGGAAAAGGTCTTGAGCAAGGTCGTGGTTGGACAAAAGGAAGCTGTCCAGTCAGTCGCCAATGCTATCCGACTTCAACGCTCAGGACTTTCCAACCCCAATCAACCACCCAGCTTCTTGTTCTGTGGTCCATCAGGTACTGGTAAGACGCTTCTCACCAAGGCCTTGGCTGAGTTCTTGTTCGACGATCCAAAGTCTATGATTCGCTTCGACATGTCAGAATACCAAGAACGACATGCATTGAGTCGAATGATTGGTGCCCCTCCAGGATACGTTGGACACGATGCCGGTGGCCAGCTGACTGAAGCACTTCGACGAAAGCCTTTCTCCATCCTGCTATTCGACGAAGTGGAAAAGGCAGCCAAGGAAATCTTGACtgtgcttctccagctcatgGATGATGGCCGCATCACTGATGGCCAAGGCAGAGTTATTGACGCCAAGAACTGTATCGTCGTCATGACCTCCAACCTCGGAGCCGAGTATCTCGTTCGCCCAGGCGTGAAAGAGGGCAAAATTGATGCCAATTCACGAGAACTGGTCATGGGCGCTCTTCGCAACTACTTCCTACCCGAGTTTTTGAACCGTATCAACTctgtcgtcatcttcaacagaCTTACACGCAAGGAGATCCGCAAGATTGTCGATTTGCGCATTACCGAGATCCAGAAGCGTTTAGAAGACAACGGCCGCAAGGTTCATATATCAGTCTCAGACGAAGCAAAGGACTATCTAGGCAACGCAGGATATTCACCTGCATACGGTGCTCGACCACTGGCTCGTCTGATTGAAAAGGAAGTGCTCAACAGACTGGCCATCCTTATTCTACGAAACAGTATTCGCGATGGCGAGACTGCTCGGGTGGAGCTTGATGACAACAAGATCATCGTGCTGTCCAACCACCCTGATAGCGgaacagatgatgatgacgaagacatGTTTGACTCGGATGACGTTGAGGATGTTGTTGGAGAAGATATGGACGAAGACATTTATGATTAA